The DNA sequence ttaatattaaatctCCTCGCTCTTGACTGGGATCCAACGGTTACGAGCTGAAGATCCTTTCTTCACCCCCGTAAAATACCCAGCAATGAACCCTAATACCACACCTATAACCACCAACCCTGCTCCTTTGACAAACCACGAGCCATCACTAGCTTCAGATTTTTCCACAAATGTTGCAGATGAAGGAACTGTCTGAGCGTTTGAGCTTTCAGTATCGTCTTTACTCCCACTTGTTACTTCCACAGGTGCAGGAGCGGTCGCAGCATCTGAGCTTTTAAAATCGTCTCTGCTCCCACTGATTACTTCACCAGTTGCTAACATCTCAACCGTATCGTGGACTTCTCCGTCGTGGTTACCCACAAAGGAAACGGTGAGCTTGTCTTTGTTTGCAACCAGGCGAGTGTACCCAAACTCACCCGTCCGGTACATTGATTCTTCAGGCTGAGGGAATATAGGAAGATCCGGATGGTTCGGTCTAACCGCCCAATTCGATTGCCAATCGTGACCACCCATACCGACCACGAGATGAACCGGGCTCCCTTTCCACAGCTTCCCACAAGTGTTGTTGCTTATCGGACAAAACCTTTCGTACCTATGAACATGTCCCCATATAGCAAGCGTCACCTCGTTCTTCACAAGCAGCGGTTCCAAATGCTCCAACATCTTTTGTCTAATCGTCGTGTCTCTAACCTCGTTGCTCGTAGTGTACATCGGTCTGTGCCCTTGCACGACGACAAAAGGAGTCTTGTTCCTGTTCACAGACTCTAGATCTCGTTTTATGAACTCGTACTGAGTCCCACCTTCAAGAAAATTCGTCTCCGTGGAGATGGAAAGGAAATGGACCGACCCGGCATCATAAGAGTAATATAGATTCCTCGTCAGAGGAGCTTTAGTTCCCGTGAGTTCTGTTGAGTTCCCAGGCATGTTAAACCTCAAACTATACGGCACACCACACTCACCACCACCATCGTTACCGTAAATGGAAGCTGCCCAATCAGGCTTCCAAGGCTGAGCGGGGAAATCATACTCGTGGTTACCGATGCAGACGTGGTAAGGAACTTTGGAGGCGATAGGCTCGATCTGAGCAAAGAACTCATCCCACACCCACGAGTAGCCACGAGCATAGCTTATATCTCCGATGTGTGAAATAAAAGATGCCTTGTCACCAAGAGCTTCAATGTCACGTAGGATCCACTTCACTGTTGATTTACTCTCTTGTTGCGTGCGGATAAAGGTTCTGTAAGGTGTAGCGCAACCCATGTCTCCAAATATGAAAGCTCTCGTTTCTTGTGCGTACATGTCTCGAGATATGAAACTATAGATCTCACTCCATCCCTTTGCCTCACTCCCAATCTGATTCACATGACGCAGTATTAAAGTAACACCAAGAAAATATGAAACACATGTAATAATGAACTGAATAATAGTACAAACAATGTTGTAAAATTGAAATTTCTCCATAATTATCTATTTTGTATTCAAagacataaatatattttattataactcgaatttttattaattaaattatttttccgTCAAATTATTACTATATGGAACTTCTACATTCCTCTCATTtcttaagaaatatattaaaatttttttttctccaaactgatttttattagtttttatttattcaatttttcatttgtttttccGTTCATCTGATTAAATTTGATGGAATTTTGATTCTAAATGAACTGATAATAAATGAATTGCTTCATCTcacttatatttttctttaactaaTACCATCTCTTGAGATGATGATCTTTTGGCcattaatttcgaaatattgAGCAAAGATTGACAAAACCATAGGTCTCTCTTATCTGTCTATTTACCTGATAGTAGTTCCTAACGGCCGGGTTCAAATTCTTCAAAACGGTATGAAAAATCCAACCAGGATCTCTCCACCCGATGCTGGAGTTAGCCGGAGCATTGCACATCTGCTCTCTATCGTACCTAATCCCACGCGCGGCCGCGGAGTTCCCCAGCATATCCTTCGCCTCTCCGTACCTCACGAACCGCTCATCCCCATCCCCGGCCACGAACGTGACCTGCATCCTGTTAGGCTTATTCTCGAACGCCAGATGGATCTGCTCCGCCTTATCCACTGCCGATCCGAAAGTCACCTTCTCCGATTCGGCCAGAAGGTGTTTCGTTCCGGGAAGAGGATTCTGGTCGTGATCCAAGTGTTTGGTGTCGATCTCGGATTGCGTCCACCGGAAGATCCGGAAGGCGTAATCCGATCGGAGGTTGGTGAGGGGGAGGGTGATCGATCCGTAACCGGACGTCCACGTGGAGGAAGCGTTGAGGAATTCGTAGCCGATGAAGTGGTCGTGAGGAGAGTCTGGAGGGGAGTAGATGCCTAGCCAGTCGAGATTGGAAGGAGTGTCGACGTCGGACCATTGGATGGTGACGTTATCGCCAGATCGTTTGAGAGTGTTGGGGGAGACGGAGAGGGACGCCTCGGCGTTAGCTGAGGAGGTGAAGATAGAGAGGAAGAGGATGATGGAGATAGAGAAATTGACAATCATTGCGATTAAATGCTTGCGagttaagaaagaaaaaaaatgatttgattccCGCCAGAGAGGGAGAGGATTTAAACAGTATTTAATACGACAGCGTTTTCGTCGTTCTCTGTGTTGGCTGGATTGGAATCATTGGAATTTTTAAGctatttttaaaaaccaataGTTTCTccgttttaaattatttatcgttgattttttttcacacaggtttattaattttttaatatttaatttgttattatttaactttttattaatttaattaaaacagATAAATCAATAGAAGAAATTGTGATAGAATCAGAAAATAGTGGTGGATGGTGTTGTTGTTGAGGGTATCATTGATCACCCTCCATCGCGGTTTACAACACTATATAACGTCAATCCGATCTCGGCAGCAAATGGTCTTCTCAGTTGTTTTTATTCATAAGAAAAGATCAGCGAATCAATGTGTTGACTGTTTAGCCAAGCAAGCTTGTTG is a window from the Raphanus sativus cultivar WK10039 unplaced genomic scaffold, ASM80110v3 Scaffold3680, whole genome shotgun sequence genome containing:
- the LOC130506803 gene encoding probable inactive purple acid phosphatase 2 — translated: MIVNFSISIILFLSIFTSSANAEASLSVSPNTLKRSGDNVTIQWSDVDTPSNLDWLGIYSPPDSPHDHFIGYEFLNASSTWTSGYGSITLPLTNLRSDYAFRIFRWTQSEIDTKHLDHDQNPLPGTKHLLAESEKVTFGSAVDKAEQIHLAFENKPNRMQVTFVAGDGDERFVRYGEAKDMLGNSAAARGIRYDREQMCNAPANSSIGWRDPGWIFHTVLKNLNPAVRNYYQIGSEAKGWSEIYSFISRDMYAQETRAFIFGDMGCATPYRTFIRTQQESKSTVKWILRDIEALGDKASFISHIGDISYARGYSWVWDEFFAQIEPIASKVPYHVCIGNHEYDFPAQPWKPDWAASIYGNDGGGECGVPYSLRFNMPGNSTELTGTKAPLTRNLYYSYDAGSVHFLSISTETNFLEGGTQYEFIKRDLESVNRNKTPFVVVQGHRPMYTTSNEVRDTTIRQKMLEHLEPLLVKNEVTLAIWGHVHRYERFCPISNNTCGKLWKGSPVHLVVGMGGHDWQSNWAVRPNHPDLPIFPQPEESMYRTGEFGYTRLVANKDKLTVSFVGNHDGEVHDTVEMLATGEVISGSRDDFKSSDAATAPAPVEVTSGSKDDTESSNAQTVPSSATFVEKSEASDGSWFVKGAGLVVIGVVLGFIAGYFTGVKKGSSARNRWIPVKSEEI